The DNA segment GCTGGGCGCAATAAACGACCGTTTAAGGTGTATCCTTTTTGCATAACATCAACAACATGATTAGCGTCATGTGCAGGGCTATCAATTAAAGTCATCGCTTGGTGAACTTCAGGGTTAAATACCACATTTTTTTCTTCAACCACTTCAATTCCAAATTTATGAACAGCATCTAAAAATGATTTCAGCGTTAATTCTAACCCTTCAATCATTGGCTTTAATGATTCATTTTCATGATCAGCCGCAGATAAAGCACGCTCTAAATTATCGAGTACAGGTAACAACTCATTAGAAAACTTCTCAAGCGCAAATTTATGTGCTTTCTCAACATCTTGTTGAGTACGGCGACGAATGTTCTCAACTTCAGCTTGAGCGCGGATCATTGCTTCACGCTCTGTCTTTTGAGATTGCTCAAGTTGTTTTTCGAGAGAATCAACACGCGCTAATGCTTCCACTAATTCAGCTTGAGCATTAAAGTCCG comes from the Proteus appendicitidis genome and includes:
- the grpE gene encoding nucleotide exchange factor GrpE, whose protein sequence is MSSKEQNVHEEQASKEKEGMGSAMNESQEPTMTEEAQADFNAQAELVEALARVDSLEKQLEQSQKTEREAMIRAQAEVENIRRRTQQDVEKAHKFALEKFSNELLPVLDNLERALSAADHENESLKPMIEGLELTLKSFLDAVHKFGIEVVEEKNVVFNPEVHQAMTLIDSPAHDANHVVDVMQKGYTLNGRLLRPAMVIVSK